The genomic window CTTCTCGTCGCTGTGAgtctctcgttctcttgtCTCTTCCagactcgctctctcctccttttcattttctttttctgtttgATTTTTTTCAAGCCACTGAGTctcctgtgcgtgtgtgcgtcttgtTCTATGTTGAAGTGCTCCTCACTTGCCCTCCTTTGGCGTGCCGCTGATGTGGCGCTGGCAACGAAATCCACCACACCCGCACTCGCACGTACActggaaaaagaaaggacaCCTGTGTCTCGTCCCCCCTTCGGCGGCTGGTGGACACTTAAGGCAAGAATACCCTATCACATAGACCCCTACACCTCCCCCACTCGAGCAAACTTACGCACGTACAGGTGTGGATGCACAGGCGCTAACCGCACCTTCACGTAGGATGTGCCTGCGCAtcttgtgtgcgtgggcgaCTTTTACTCATATGCTCACATCCATGGTGAGATCGGAAATGACTGAAGCCAAGCGCACTGATGCGTATCGGTGTATGTAGGCGAtgaccccccctccctccctcttccttggTGTCTGCACGGGGCGACCTATCAGAAGGGTAGACACAGAGATTTACTGCCGGTGTACCTCCACTGGGTATGCGGTACTGACGTGTGCATACTTGGGGTAGCAAATCCGTCACCTCCCTCGATTAAACTTCCTCTCTTGAAGACGTTCACCTCAGCTTCATGCTGCTTTCATTTCTCTACCCCTTCCGTCTTGTCCCTCAtaaccccccttccctccccccaacacacacacccacacgcaggcCTCAGGGGAAAACGACAAACTCGACAGCATCAGTGGAAAGCCTTCAACAAGAGAGACACGTACAGTTCATAGAATTATCGCACCGAAGTGTCCAAGGCCAGACAAGAGTATCCCTCAAACACCTATTCACCTCTACTCGgtcccttcttctttccctctctcccattAGCACGCCCTGGTCCTTCGAACAGCAGCCCACTTGCACTTGCAGCTGCAAAGTTTGTCATGCTACGCCGTAGCTTCACGCTTCGTCGGGTGAGCCCCTTCTCACTCTTCCAGAAGCACTTGGGTAAGACTGGTGTATTGAAGGGTCTCAAGAATCCTTTTAAGAAATCATCGGAGCTGTACCGGAGGCTCTCTACGCCGGAGCGGAAGATGTTCGaggagcgcgcgcgccgAGTGACATACCCTGCCCTTGACGCGTACAACCGCTTTCAGAAGCAGTACGCGTCCCGCTTCGTGCACTTGCCCAtgaagcagcgccagcgcaagGTGGCCCAGGTGTGGGCGGAGTTGAAGATGAGTGGGAAGTTGAAGATCCCCAAGGTCGCTGCGCGCAAGatcaaggcggcggcgaagaagaaggtggcgaagaagaagacgaaTCGGTCGATCTCGACGCCCTCAAAGGTGGCTGACAAGAAGTCTTTGAAGTAGAATACCCACTGAAGGAATGCGCGTATTTCGTGCTTTGATCCCTCTACCATAGAACTGTAGCCAAGGGCAAGCAGGTGGGCTTGGCAGGGAGttgtgagagaggaggaggggggaggcggtggtagGCCCCCCCTGGGCTGCGTGAAGCTCTGCTGCGCACGTACGCATATGGGCCGCTCTGTTTGTACTTTAAGCGGGTCGACAGGCGTAGTCAACGCCGCGAGAGAGCGGTTGCTGCACACTGCTGTGTTCTGCTAGTCGGTCCTTctgtcctccctctcccagtCCCCCTAACTCGCCCTTTGCTTGGCTTGCACGCACCTCGCACACATTTACTTGATAGAAGAGTGAAGAGAGTACCATCAgggctgtggtggtgtttagtcttcttctcttctcagtCCTCCGCgcttttctcgcttctcttcagAGTACattttatttatttatttatttcATGGGGCGGGcgcaggggtggggcggaGGAATTGGCGGTCGCCTAGAGGCCAACGGGAAAAGTGATGAGTGTTTTACTCTTCGTCTTTTGTGCAGTGGGGCCCCTCGACTTGCCCTATACGGAGGCGGCGACCCACTTAGCTCGCCACCCTTGTCCCACccaccttccctccctctgttccTACCTCTTTTTTGCTTAACGCCGGATCTCTGGGCGGCACGATGTTCATGGGTGTATGCCTGTCTTCGCCGGCGACCTTCAGTGCTacttttttcgtttgtttgcttcccCAACTAGAACGTCGTGACTGACGCGCTGTGGAATTCCGCAGCGAGGTGAAGACAAGAAGCGAACGTACAGAATGACAATGTCGAAGCGTGCGTTGCTTGTGGAGGGCGCGCGTGTGGCGAGCTGATGCTCTGATCTGGCGAGACCAGCTTGTGGGGTGAGTGgggcgcggggggggggggaaggacCACACCTACAAgtacacaagcacacagatGCTCTCTGCTGTTGCGTGCGTGGGCAGATCCCCCTTTCGGTGCTGCTTACGCCAGGGTTTGCAACCTGGTTCGCTGCGCAATCTCTCTTTTCGTAGAGACGCCTTCACGTGGGACGATGGCTCCCGGTGCCAAGGCGATACATTATGACGCGCGCTTCGCAGGTGCCGAATTCGCTCATCTTTTATTGGTCAGTTTGctcatctctcttctttccgaATGGAGCGCTGTACTTTTGTGtcccccgccctctctctctcacccttcACTCGTCTCTCTTGCCAAACAtgcaacccccccccccccaccacacacacaccacgcCCGAACATGTGTCGCGTTCATCGCATACTCATCCGCACTGACGCATTGCCATTGGGCCAACTCCTGTTCTCCTTCTGCGTCTTTGTTATACCTTTTCGAGAGCCGGGTTGCTCCACTGTCGCTTTTCACTCGCGCCATCTCCCGCCTCGCTTCGGTCCCTCGCACTTGTTGGACCCTCGGCTTcatctctttcgtttttccTTCTCACTCTTGTCGCCATACCAGCTTCCTCATTTCCATTCATACAGTCACCTGTGTGCCCCTgcctgtgtttctctctctctgttctcgAGCGTGGTTCATACCGCCCGCAGCACGGCTTTGACTCCTGTCTATTCTCTCTTGGACACATCGAGGTAGACCGGCTGCGTGCTCGTAaaggcgcacctcctctctt from Leishmania panamensis strain MHOM/PA/94/PSC-1 chromosome 32 sequence includes these protein-coding regions:
- a CDS encoding kinetoplast DNA-associated protein, putative (TriTrypDB/GeneDB-style sysID: LpmP.32.3910), with amino-acid sequence MLRRSFTLRRVSPFSLFQKHLGKTGVLKGLKNPFKKSSELYRRLSTPERKMFEERARRVTYPALDAYNRFQKQYASRFVHLPMKQRQRKVAQVWAELKMSGKLKIPKVAARKIKAAAKKKVAKKKTNRSISTPSKVADKKSLK